Genomic DNA from Mycobacteriales bacterium:
CCGGTCGTGCCGCCGGTCGTGCCGCCGGTCGTGCCGCCGGTCGTGCCGCCGGTCGAGGAGACCGTCGAGGAGGACGCCGACGCCGCCACGGTGCTCGTCGTCGAGGGGCGTCCGCGCTACCACGTCGAGGGCTGCCGCTACCTGTCCGGCAAGCAGGCCAAGCCGGTCGACGTGCTCGACGCGCGTGAGGAAAAGTTCACCCCCTGCGGCGTGTGCAAGCCTGACGACGCGCTCCTGGCGCGCCGTTCGGCCAAGCCGGCCTTGGCGCGTCCCATGGGCGGGCAGCAGGTGCGCGAGGAGGAGATCGTCGAGGAGGACGTGCCCGGGGTGGAGGTCGCCCCGCCCGTGCGCCGCACCGCACGCACCACCAAGGCAGCTGCGGTGCCGGCCAAGCCAGCGAGCAGGACAGCGACCAAGGCGGCGTCGAAGGCGCCCACACGGGGTGTGGCCAAGGCTGTAGCGCCGGCCAAGGCTGTGGGGCCGGCCAAGACGGGGGCGCCGGCCAAGGCTGTGGGGCCGGCCAAGACGGGGGCGCCGGCCAAGGCTGCGGCGCCGGCCAAGACGGGGGCGCCGGCCAAGGCTGCGGCGCCGGCCAAGACGGGGGCGCCGGCCAAGGCTGCGGGGCCGGCGAAGGCTGCGGGGCCGGCGAAGGCCCCGGCCCCGGCGAAGGCCCCGGCCCCGGCGAAGGCTGCGGCCCGGACGACCGGTCGCGCGGCGGGCGGCCAGACGGCGGACTCGGGCGACCCGACCGCGGGCTCGCGCGCTGGGTCGGTCGTCGTGATTCCCGACCGCGGCAAGTACCACCGCGCCGAGTGCCGCTACGTCCGCGATGTCCCCGGTACCGAGGTCCTCGACAGGTCCGCCGCCGCGCGCGAGGGATACGCCGCCTGCGGGGTCTGCCGGCCCTGAGTGCAGCGCTCGCGTCGTGTCCTGCCAGCCCCGCGGAAGGCGACGCATCTCCGGGCGCACCCCGGCCTCGGCATGCCCCCGGACCTGCGTCAGGTGGACCGCTCCCAGCGGCGGTGACTGGTGGTCATGGACACCGCGCACCGCGCCGGAGGTGGGTGTGCTGTCGGGGTGTGTGCACCACACGTCAAGAATCGGGAAATGTTGACCTGTGGTGTAACAGCCGCTGCGCGGCACATGTCGATGCGCGAGTAGTCCCAGCCCCTGCGCGGCCCGATTCGCCGCGAACGGCGGCTGGCGGACGGCTCGGAACGGCGTGGGCAAAGCGGGAGCGGCGGTCCTGGTCGTTGCGCCTGTCTACGTCGCTGGGCCGCTCCGGCGAACGCATGCGGCTCGGTCGCGCTGCTCCGGTCGGCTGGCCGGTCGATCTCGGTGCCACCCGTGTTCGTGGATCAGGCGCTGCCGGCACCGAGAACGCCCGGCACCGAGTCGGGGGGTAGGTCCCTGGTGCCGTCGGGCCTGCAGCATGCACCCGAAGATGCGCCGGGGTCCCCGGCTAGGGCCGCGACATCCGCAGCTCGGAGCGGAACGGGTCGCGTGGCGGTGGCACGGGCAGCGCGAGTGCGTTCGGCGGGGCCTGCACCGCCGCCAGTGCCAGGACCCGGTCCAGCAGCGACTGCGGCGACTCGCCGGCTGTGTGTCCCTGGACGGTCACCATGACGCGGTAGACGGTGATGTAGTGCCGCGTGGGGGTGTCGTACGACCAGTCGACCGAGCCCAGATGCGCCGAGTCGCCGTGCCGGCCCAGCAGCCCGTTCCACGGGCCGCTCCAGACCTGCACCCCGGCGGGACCGGCGGAGAAGCAGCCGCCGCGGGAGACGTCCTCGCGCTCCGCGGCCGCGAGCAGCGCACGGCCCTCGCGGTCCGGCAGGACGATCGCCGGACGCACCTGGTCGGCGACCTGTGGAGCGCTGCCCGTGCCCGGCCGGGTCAGCCGGAACGAGCGGTGCACCGGCTTGCTGTCGAGCGCGGCGATATCGATCACCATGTGTCTCCCGGAGAATCGGTGCTGCTGCGGGTGGATCAGCGCGGAGTGTCACCAGGGGCATCGGCGACGGGGCAGCCCGATCTGGCGAGGCCATCCGGGTGATCCACCGGCTGCGGCGCCGGTCAGCTGCCGGCGACCCGCAGCCAGAAGCGCAGCCCGAACCCGGAATCGCTGTGCGGGGCCAGATCAGCGGTGGGGGGACCGGCGGTCACCTGTACGGCCAGCACCTCCTCGGCCACCCGCGCCGAGCCCTCCGCGAGCGCCTCCGCCAGCTCGCCCTCGGCCTGCCACCACAGCTCGATCCGGTCGCTGACCGCGAGGCCACTGGTCTTGCGGGCCTCCTGCACCAGGCGCACCGCCTCGCGGACCAGTCCGGATCGGCGCAGCTCGGGCGTGATCTCGAGATCCAGCGCGACGGTCTCGCCGGCGCCGGACGCGACCGCCCAGCCGGTGCGCGGCGTCTCGGTGACCACGACCTCGTCGGGCGTCAGCGTCACCGGCGTTCCGTCCACGACGACCGACGCCGTCCCGTCGCGCAGCCCGGCCGCGAGCACCGCGGCGTCCATGGCCGCCACAGCAGCAGCGACGGCCTGGACGCCCTTGCCGAACCGCTTGCCGAGCGCGCGGAAGTTGGCCTTTGCGCTGACGTCGACCAGGCCGCCGGCCAGCGGCTCGAGCGTCACCACGTTCAACTCCGACGACACCAGTTCCTGCAGCTCGGCCGGCAGCGCCTGCCAGCCCTGTGCGGAGACCATCGCGCGACCCAGCGGCTGGCGGGTCTTGACCCTGGACTCTGCACGGGCCTGCCGGCCGAGGTCCACCAGCCGGCGCACCAGCGCCACCTGCTGCGTCAGCTGCGCGTCGACCAGCGCCGCGTCGGCGGTGGGCCAGGCCGCCAGGTGGACCGAGTCGTCGGCCGAGGCCGCGAACAGCGAGCCCCACACCTCGTCGGTGACGAACGGCGTGAACGGCGCCATCAGCAGGGTGAGCACCCGCAGGCACTCGTGCAGCGTGCCGAGCGCGGCCGGATCCCCGTCCCAGAACCGCCGGCGGGAGGTCCGGACGTACCAGTTGGACAGGTCGTCGATGCACTGCGCCAGGCGGCGGCCGGCCCGCAGCGAGTCGAAGTCCTCCAGCGCCTCGGTCACCTCGCGTGCGGTGTCATGCACCTGCGACAGCGCCCAGCGGTCCAGCAGGGTCTTCTCGCCGGTCTGGCCCTCCCAGCCGTTGACGGTGGCGTAGAGGGTGTGGAAGGCGGCGGTGTTCCAGTAGGTGAGCAGGACCTTGCGGACCACCTCTTCGACCTGCTCATGACCCACGCGTCGGGCCGACCACGGGCTGCCGCCACAGAGCATGTACCAGCGCAGCGCGTCCGCGCCGTGCCGCTCGAACAGCTCGAACGGGTCCAGCACGTTGCCCAGGTGCTTGCTCATCTTGCGGCCCTCGCCGTCGAGGATGTGCCCGAGGCACAGGACGGTCTCGTACGACGAGCGGTCGAACACCAGCGTCCCGACCGCCATCAGCGTGTAGAACCAGCCGCGGGTCTGGTCGATGGCCTCGCAGATGAACTGCGCCGGGTAGGCCGGTTCGACCCCGCTGTGCGGGTAGCCCACCTGCGCGAACGGCATCGAGCCGGAGTCGTACCAGCCGTCGATGACCTCGGGCACCCGCCGCGCCTCGGCCCCACACTGCTGACAGGCGACGGCGATGTCGTCGACGTACGGCCGGTGCGGGTCCAGCGTGCTGAGCTCCTGGCCGGCCGCCGCACCCAGCGCGGCCAGCGACCCGTACGCCTGCCAGTGCTCCTTGTCCGTCGTGCAGCGCCAGATCGGCAGCGGCGTGCCCCAGTAGCGGTTGCGGGACAGCGCCCAGTCGATGTTGTTGTCGAGCCAGTCGCCGTACCGGCCGTGTTTGATGGTGCTCGGATACCAGTTGGTGCGTTCGTTCTCCTCGACCAGCCGGTCCTTGAGCGCCGTGGTGCGGATGTACCAACTGGGCAGCGCGTAGTAGAGCAGCGCGGTGTCGCAGCGCCAGCAGTGCGGGTAGCTGTGCTCGTACGGCAGCTCGTGGTGGAGCAGGCCGCGCTCGCGCAGGTCCTGCACGAGCGTCTGGTCCGCAGCCTTGAAGAACTGGCCGCCGACCAGCGGCAGGTGCTCCTCGAAGGTGCCGTCGGGGCGCACCGGGTTCACCACCGGCAGGCCGTAGCGCCTGGCGACCAGCATGTCGTCCGCGCCGAACGCGGGGGACTGGTGCACCAGGCCGGTGCCGGACTCGACGGTGACGTAGTCGGCGAGGCCGACGTAGTGCGCGTTCGCGCCATCGCTCGCCGGGAAGGCGACCAGCTCGAACGGACGGGAGTACGTCGTGTGCTCGAGCTCGCTCCCGCGGAAGCGTTGCAGGACCTCGGCGTCCTCGCCCAGGACGCTCAGCAGCGATTCGGCGACCACCAGCACCTCGGTGCCGGCGCGCGCGGCCACGTAGGTGACGGTCGGGTGGACCGCGACGGCGGTGTTGCTGACCAGCGTCCACGGGGTGGTGGTCCAGACCAGCAGTGCGGCGCCGAGGTCGACGAGTGGGCCGCTGGTGACAGGGAAGCGGACGTAGACGCTGGGGTCGGTCACCGTCTGGTAGCCCTGAGCCACCTCATGGTCGGAGAGCCCGGTGCCGCAGCGGGGGCAGTAGGGCGCGACCCGGTGGTCCTCGACGAGCAGGCCCGCATCGGCGATCTGCTCGAGCGACCACCAGACGGACTCGATGTAGGAGGAGTCCATCGTGCGGTAGGCGTCGCCCATGTCGACCCAGTAGCCCATCCGGTGCGTCATCCGCTCGAACTCATCGACGTGGCGCAGCACGCTCTCGCGGCACTTCGCGTTGAACTCCGCCACGCCGTACGCCTCGATGTCCTGCTTGCCGGAGAAGCCGAGCTCCTTCTCGACCGCGAGCTCGACCGGCAGACCGTGGCAGTCCCAGCCGGCCCTGCGCGGGACGTGCCGGCCCTGCATGGTCCGAAATCGCGGGAACAGGTCCTTGAAGACCCGCGCCTCGACGTGGTGCGTGCCCGGCTTGCCGTTGGCCGTGGGTGGGCCCTCGTAGAACACCCACGGTTCGCCGTCCCGGGTTGCCTCCAGGCTGCGCTCGAAGACGCGGCCCTTCTCCCAGCGTTCGAGTACGGCGCGCTCGACGGCCGGCAGGTCGACCTGGGCGGGCAGCTGCTTCATCCGATACTCCTCCGTCGTGGCGTGCTCTCGACGGAGGGACGAAGCCGGGCGGCTCCGCGGTACCACCCTCCTTGGGTGCCTTGTGGCACCCCCCTCTGGTGACGCGGGGTGTCGCTCAGGGGCTGATGTTCACGCGCGAGCACACCGCCGGGCTCGCACCGTCCCCGGCTCGCTCTGGGCTGCGTCCGCCGCTACTGGTCCCCATCGCTGCGACACCGCAGACTCTAGCGGTGCGCCGACCCCGGCTCCGTGAGGGCGTACGCGACGACGGCGGGCCCCGAGGGCGTGGTGGACTTGGTCGGCTGCTCTCCCTGCACGTATCCTGCGCGCGGTTGTGATCATGCCCGTCCGGGTGTGGCGGACGTGAGGGGGCGGGATGGCCACGCGCTTCGGCAAGGTCCGGAACTTGCTGCCGGGCGGCAAGAAGCCCTCGACCGAGGAGACGCCCGCGCCCGTCCCGGCCGCGCCGAGCCCGAGCGCGCAGCCCGCGGCCCCGCCGGGCCCGCGCTCCCGGAGTGGTGCGGGCCGG
This window encodes:
- the ileS gene encoding isoleucine--tRNA ligase; protein product: MKQLPAQVDLPAVERAVLERWEKGRVFERSLEATRDGEPWVFYEGPPTANGKPGTHHVEARVFKDLFPRFRTMQGRHVPRRAGWDCHGLPVELAVEKELGFSGKQDIEAYGVAEFNAKCRESVLRHVDEFERMTHRMGYWVDMGDAYRTMDSSYIESVWWSLEQIADAGLLVEDHRVAPYCPRCGTGLSDHEVAQGYQTVTDPSVYVRFPVTSGPLVDLGAALLVWTTTPWTLVSNTAVAVHPTVTYVAARAGTEVLVVAESLLSVLGEDAEVLQRFRGSELEHTTYSRPFELVAFPASDGANAHYVGLADYVTVESGTGLVHQSPAFGADDMLVARRYGLPVVNPVRPDGTFEEHLPLVGGQFFKAADQTLVQDLRERGLLHHELPYEHSYPHCWRCDTALLYYALPSWYIRTTALKDRLVEENERTNWYPSTIKHGRYGDWLDNNIDWALSRNRYWGTPLPIWRCTTDKEHWQAYGSLAALGAAAGQELSTLDPHRPYVDDIAVACQQCGAEARRVPEVIDGWYDSGSMPFAQVGYPHSGVEPAYPAQFICEAIDQTRGWFYTLMAVGTLVFDRSSYETVLCLGHILDGEGRKMSKHLGNVLDPFELFERHGADALRWYMLCGGSPWSARRVGHEQVEEVVRKVLLTYWNTAAFHTLYATVNGWEGQTGEKTLLDRWALSQVHDTAREVTEALEDFDSLRAGRRLAQCIDDLSNWYVRTSRRRFWDGDPAALGTLHECLRVLTLLMAPFTPFVTDEVWGSLFAASADDSVHLAAWPTADAALVDAQLTQQVALVRRLVDLGRQARAESRVKTRQPLGRAMVSAQGWQALPAELQELVSSELNVVTLEPLAGGLVDVSAKANFRALGKRFGKGVQAVAAAVAAMDAAVLAAGLRDGTASVVVDGTPVTLTPDEVVVTETPRTGWAVASGAGETVALDLEITPELRRSGLVREAVRLVQEARKTSGLAVSDRIELWWQAEGELAEALAEGSARVAEEVLAVQVTAGPPTADLAPHSDSGFGLRFWLRVAGS